The Ammoniphilus oxalaticus genome contains a region encoding:
- a CDS encoding aldehyde dehydrogenase has product MKALIDKQQTFFATGETRSIQFRLRVLDSLGKMIRSYEPQVTKALQEDLNKSEFEAYTTEIGFLLEEIRFTRKHLQKWTRRRRVKSSLLQLGSKSYIYPEPYGVALIIAPWNYPFQLAIAPLIGALAAGNCAVIKPSEWTPATSRLLAQIISETFPEDYVAVVEGAVETSQALLEEKFDKIFFTGSVAVGKKVMEAAAKNLTPVTLELGGKSPCIVHKDANLPLAAKRIAWGKYLNAGQTCVAPDYVYVHRDVKEQFLTLLKQAITALYGDDVLRGDSGFTRIVSSQHFERLVALLGDGTTIHGGRFDSNSLAIEPTILDGITWDHKIMVEEIFGPILPILAYTDESGLIAAINARPKPLALYLFTESDAFQAEIIESISFGGGCVNDTLYHLTSPYLPFGGVGESGIGAYHGKGSFDAFSHEKSVLKQTTAFDIPFRYPNHKHALKWIKRLLK; this is encoded by the coding sequence GTGAAAGCGTTGATAGATAAACAACAAACTTTTTTTGCGACAGGCGAGACCCGCTCCATTCAATTCCGCTTGAGAGTGCTAGATTCATTGGGTAAGATGATCCGTTCTTATGAACCGCAAGTGACAAAAGCTTTGCAAGAAGATTTAAACAAAAGTGAGTTTGAGGCGTACACGACGGAAATTGGTTTTTTGTTAGAAGAAATTCGGTTCACGCGTAAACACTTACAAAAGTGGACTCGACGGCGGAGGGTCAAATCATCGCTGCTACAACTCGGCTCAAAAAGCTATATTTATCCGGAACCGTATGGCGTTGCATTGATTATTGCGCCTTGGAATTACCCGTTTCAACTCGCGATTGCCCCGCTGATAGGGGCGCTTGCGGCGGGGAATTGCGCGGTGATTAAGCCGTCGGAATGGACGCCCGCAACATCGCGGTTGCTAGCGCAAATAATTAGTGAGACTTTTCCAGAAGATTACGTTGCCGTTGTTGAAGGAGCAGTTGAAACAAGTCAAGCGTTGCTTGAGGAGAAGTTCGATAAAATCTTTTTTACGGGGAGTGTGGCAGTCGGAAAAAAGGTGATGGAAGCCGCCGCAAAAAATCTCACGCCCGTTACTCTTGAATTGGGCGGGAAAAGCCCTTGTATCGTTCACAAGGACGCAAATTTACCGTTAGCAGCGAAGCGGATTGCGTGGGGCAAGTACTTGAATGCAGGGCAAACGTGTGTTGCGCCAGATTACGTGTACGTTCATAGAGACGTTAAAGAGCAATTTTTAACCTTGCTAAAGCAGGCGATTACGGCATTATACGGGGATGATGTTTTGCGAGGTGACAGCGGATTCACGCGGATTGTGAGTTCACAGCATTTTGAGCGGCTCGTTGCCTTGTTGGGTGACGGAACTACGATTCATGGCGGTCGTTTTGATTCCAACTCTTTGGCGATTGAACCCACCATACTTGACGGGATTACATGGGATCATAAGATTATGGTGGAAGAGATCTTTGGACCGATTTTGCCGATCCTTGCTTACACAGATGAATCGGGTCTGATCGCGGCGATCAATGCTAGGCCGAAGCCGCTTGCGCTTTATCTTTTTACGGAAAGTGATGCGTTTCAGGCCGAAATTATAGAAAGCATCTCTTTTGGTGGCGGCTGCGTTAACGATACGCTTTATCATTTAACTTCGCCCTATCTTCCTTTTGGCGGGGTGGGAGAAAGCGGAATCGGCGCTTATCATGGCAAAGGGAGTTTCGATGCTTTTTCCCATGAAAAAAGTGTGCTGAAGCAGACGACTGCTTTTGATATTCCTTTCCGCTATCCGAATCATAAGCATGCGTTAAAATGGATCAAACGATTACTCAAATAA
- a CDS encoding MFS transporter, with the protein MIGVFMAALDNGIISAALTTINTSFEVSPTQGSWGITLYALGMAVTTPIVGKLADRYGRKKLFLIEVAIFTIGSIAVALSPTFSFFLAARLLQALGGGGIFIIASSHVLSTVAKERQGSMLGMLGGMNGIASLLGPNIGSFLIDWTGNWHWLFLINAPIGIGLVILGITSLQETKGHQLSKIDFLGITLLSLSILSVMFALNNLSTGNLLESMLHLSVFGLLVLAVLLFALLIWVEKRNEMGTEFDPILPYSLLKKPTFTLTMIMGLLTGTFIGSIIFIPSFAQQILGVSAAKSGYWMTPLALAAGIGAGGGGVLVDKRGAIPTLVLSGIISIIGFIGLAFTDTKTMFILFSTFAGIGFGFFLGAPLTVLTSNAAGEQKGSAIGTLSVARQIGLTLSPTIFATFIQNGFGQLGRIIPEKLQVIGIDPTQIPTEFRGQMERLAGAEDLQTAVSIIPDPQIQQALLEAFAEAAHAAYQPIYLFTAVAALLIIVIVVAFQRRFKKDEEQEGTAA; encoded by the coding sequence ATGATTGGCGTTTTTATGGCGGCTCTGGACAATGGAATTATTAGCGCGGCCTTAACAACGATCAATACTTCTTTTGAAGTTTCACCGACGCAAGGCTCATGGGGAATTACACTGTATGCGTTGGGGATGGCGGTCACAACACCGATTGTTGGAAAATTGGCGGATCGTTATGGTCGAAAAAAGTTATTTCTGATCGAAGTCGCTATTTTTACAATTGGCTCAATAGCGGTCGCTTTGAGTCCGACGTTTAGTTTCTTTTTAGCGGCTCGGTTGTTGCAAGCGTTAGGTGGCGGTGGAATTTTCATCATCGCCAGTTCGCATGTATTAAGTACAGTAGCCAAAGAACGACAAGGCAGTATGCTAGGAATGCTCGGCGGCATGAACGGAATTGCCTCCTTGCTTGGACCGAACATTGGAAGTTTTTTAATCGATTGGACGGGGAATTGGCACTGGTTATTTCTAATCAATGCCCCGATCGGCATCGGTTTAGTCATTTTAGGGATAACTTCATTGCAAGAGACAAAAGGACATCAGTTATCTAAAATCGATTTCCTTGGGATTACGTTGCTTTCCCTATCGATCCTAAGTGTGATGTTCGCTCTGAACAACTTATCAACAGGCAATCTACTTGAAAGTATGCTTCATCTAAGCGTTTTCGGGTTGCTCGTGTTAGCCGTTCTCCTATTTGCTCTGTTGATTTGGGTGGAGAAGCGAAATGAAATGGGAACTGAGTTTGATCCGATTCTTCCCTACTCCCTTTTGAAAAAGCCGACGTTTACGTTGACGATGATCATGGGTTTATTGACAGGAACATTCATTGGGTCGATCATCTTCATCCCTTCGTTTGCCCAGCAAATATTGGGGGTGTCCGCGGCAAAATCGGGCTATTGGATGACACCGTTAGCATTAGCGGCAGGAATCGGAGCGGGTGGCGGTGGCGTTTTAGTTGACAAACGGGGCGCAATTCCAACATTAGTCCTGTCAGGAATCATTTCAATCATCGGGTTCATTGGATTGGCCTTTACCGACACAAAGACGATGTTCATCCTCTTTTCAACGTTCGCAGGAATCGGGTTTGGCTTTTTCCTTGGCGCTCCCCTAACTGTCTTGACTTCCAACGCGGCCGGTGAACAAAAAGGATCTGCGATTGGAACGCTTTCCGTCGCGCGTCAAATTGGTCTGACCCTTTCACCGACGATTTTTGCGACGTTTATTCAAAACGGATTTGGTCAACTGGGACGAATCATTCCTGAAAAATTACAAGTGATTGGCATCGATCCAACTCAGATTCCAACCGAATTTCGCGGCCAAATGGAGCGTCTAGCTGGAGCTGAAGACCTCCAGACTGCGGTGTCGATTATTCCAGATCCACAAATTCAGCAAGCGCTGTTGGAAGCATTTGCGGAAGCAGCTCATGCGGCATATCAACCGATCTACTTGTTTACAGCGGTCGCCGCTTTGCTAATCATCGTCATTGTCGTTGCTTTTCAAAGGAGATTCAAAAAAGATGAAGAGCAAGAAGGAACCGCCGCTTAA
- a CDS encoding copper amine oxidase N-terminal domain-containing protein: MQITKRMKLTSVMSTVALLASLMTPLVVDAAATVSVVGAQAVSMSATSDDYKSLGQLKIEVPITDIKTGDFFIVRLPADFKLNIPAATDDTVDIAAATITMPDGTTARLMQTVSPSDPWNDEVSEHLAVYQTHSNEMKVVVKNADKAPNGGSDANTIIKINLGSVYVPGSSAGKIEAIIETQPGSAFTNEKVTLATKGTGIVDVSVDSVKTIPESGEAALDTIRFKEDSPGALTTGSRLKLTLPSGFEWKENEYPLHFIYGDNDAVAKLSATRGADRRELEIQVPVTTNAASYFTLKDAVITVGDDKLAAYGAISVELSGTSKMSEKSLVVGKYVKYEATIRVGEVKNVLAGRAGAADPEHTEIGQLVIEEQAPGSLRAGGSIRVRLDNRVKWAVDSDRKLVQAPRLNTFLSDLQGLELAEWELVDDQTILTSVKTTSQGTKGGKLVLEKGLVDVAADATSADVSATISGNAGASGNAGVIANVVAPLRLSVPDATLKPVQAGVQDRTISDLIVEEQLAGAIDSAGRDSFIRLTFPAGVRPNMPDSDQIQIDGDLALDTANPIIDKDEYGRWYLQLATLAASSKPSTITFSGLKVTADRTVAEGEMRIELGGSMIQTGGAITNSFPQTDTVGSIGVANVVVPTNGTIMNSVSFVIGSNSYMVNDVAKKIDVAPFIDKHGRTLVPVRAVAEAFDAVVGWDPQDGKVTILKGGKAISVIVGSYVMNVNGVFIQNDSPAINKNGRVFLPVRVIAEAFGAKVNWDPQTETIYLN, translated from the coding sequence ATGCAAATAACAAAACGAATGAAATTAACATCTGTTATGTCGACAGTCGCTCTACTCGCAAGTTTGATGACACCACTTGTTGTAGATGCTGCGGCGACGGTCAGTGTAGTCGGCGCGCAAGCTGTCAGTATGAGCGCGACGAGCGATGATTATAAAAGTTTAGGACAATTGAAAATTGAAGTTCCGATTACAGATATTAAGACGGGTGATTTTTTCATTGTAAGATTGCCGGCGGATTTTAAGCTAAACATTCCAGCGGCAACAGATGACACTGTCGATATCGCTGCGGCTACGATTACCATGCCAGATGGAACAACCGCGCGATTAATGCAAACAGTGAGCCCATCCGATCCGTGGAACGACGAGGTTAGCGAGCATCTGGCTGTCTATCAAACGCATTCTAATGAGATGAAAGTCGTTGTGAAAAATGCGGACAAAGCGCCTAATGGCGGGTCGGATGCGAATACCATTATAAAAATTAATCTTGGGAGCGTGTATGTCCCTGGCAGCTCGGCTGGGAAGATTGAGGCGATCATTGAAACCCAACCTGGCAGCGCCTTTACGAATGAAAAGGTAACATTGGCCACGAAAGGAACAGGTATTGTTGACGTATCTGTCGATTCGGTGAAGACGATTCCAGAAAGTGGCGAAGCGGCGCTGGATACGATTCGTTTTAAAGAAGATAGCCCAGGGGCGCTAACAACGGGTAGTCGTTTAAAACTGACGTTGCCATCAGGTTTCGAGTGGAAAGAAAATGAATATCCGCTTCATTTTATTTATGGGGATAACGATGCGGTAGCGAAGTTAAGCGCCACACGCGGCGCGGATCGACGCGAACTTGAAATCCAAGTTCCTGTAACGACGAATGCGGCAAGTTATTTCACGTTAAAAGATGCGGTGATTACGGTTGGCGATGATAAGTTAGCCGCTTACGGAGCGATTTCTGTAGAACTGAGCGGTACAAGCAAAATGAGCGAAAAATCATTAGTGGTTGGTAAGTATGTGAAATACGAAGCGACGATTCGTGTTGGAGAGGTCAAGAACGTGCTAGCCGGTCGAGCGGGGGCCGCAGATCCTGAGCATACTGAAATTGGTCAGTTGGTCATTGAAGAACAGGCGCCAGGATCACTCCGAGCAGGCGGTTCGATTCGAGTCCGTTTAGACAATCGCGTGAAATGGGCGGTTGATTCCGATCGAAAACTCGTTCAAGCGCCTCGTCTGAATACATTTTTATCCGATCTGCAAGGGTTAGAATTAGCGGAGTGGGAGCTTGTCGATGATCAAACAATTTTGACCTCGGTTAAAACGACATCGCAAGGAACCAAAGGCGGTAAGCTTGTTTTGGAAAAAGGGTTGGTCGATGTGGCCGCAGACGCTACATCTGCTGATGTGAGCGCGACTATTAGCGGTAATGCGGGCGCGTCCGGCAATGCGGGAGTGATTGCGAACGTAGTTGCTCCGCTTCGCTTATCCGTTCCAGACGCGACATTGAAACCGGTTCAAGCCGGTGTGCAAGATCGAACGATCAGTGATTTGATTGTCGAAGAACAGCTCGCGGGCGCGATTGATAGCGCGGGAAGAGATTCATTTATTCGCTTGACGTTCCCTGCAGGGGTCAGACCGAATATGCCGGATTCAGATCAAATTCAGATCGACGGAGACCTTGCCCTTGATACGGCGAATCCAATCATTGATAAAGATGAATACGGACGTTGGTATTTGCAATTGGCTACGTTAGCGGCGAGCTCAAAGCCGTCTACAATTACCTTTAGTGGGTTAAAAGTAACGGCGGACCGAACAGTTGCCGAAGGCGAAATGCGTATTGAGTTAGGTGGTTCAATGATTCAAACAGGCGGAGCGATTACAAACAGTTTCCCTCAAACGGATACAGTGGGGAGTATCGGGGTGGCGAATGTCGTGGTGCCGACGAATGGGACGATTATGAACTCTGTGAGCTTTGTGATCGGTTCTAATTCCTATATGGTTAACGATGTTGCCAAAAAAATCGATGTCGCCCCATTTATCGATAAGCATGGACGTACGCTTGTGCCTGTGCGAGCGGTAGCGGAAGCGTTTGACGCTGTCGTCGGATGGGACCCGCAAGATGGGAAAGTAACCATCCTTAAAGGGGGCAAAGCGATTTCAGTTATCGTCGGTAGCTATGTGATGAACGTGAATGGCGTATTTATTCAAAACGATAGTCCAGCAATTAATAAAAATGGACGTGTATTTTTACCGGTTCGCGTGATTGCCGAAGCTTTCGGAGCAAAAGTAAATTGGGACCCGCAAACTGAAACCATCTATCTAAACTAA
- the speE gene encoding polyamine aminopropyltransferase: MTNYLPAYLTERDGSLWLTEDEHDNLKVSYRIKEIVFKEKSSFQEVMILDSYHFGRMLALDGIVQTTAIDGHIYNEMISHVPMAVHPNPKKVLIIGGGDCGVAKEVCKYEQVEQVDMVEIDELVVKACREHLPEVSGRLSDKRVHFIFDDGVKFAQSKKSEYDLIIVDSSDPIGPAQALFEKSFYESLHTALKEDGVMVCQSQSPIFHVDVMKQTRNRISELFDETKMYTAVVPTYPGGFWSFTIGAKQSIQPNASKVSGKETKYVNEQIVESCFALPQFLVKTLES, from the coding sequence ATGACCAACTATTTGCCAGCCTACTTAACCGAGCGGGATGGGTCTCTTTGGTTAACGGAAGACGAACATGATAATCTGAAAGTGAGTTATCGGATTAAGGAAATTGTATTTAAAGAGAAGTCATCTTTTCAAGAAGTGATGATTTTAGATTCTTACCACTTTGGGCGGATGCTCGCGCTCGATGGTATTGTGCAAACGACAGCTATCGATGGCCACATTTACAACGAAATGATTTCGCATGTTCCAATGGCGGTTCACCCTAATCCGAAAAAAGTATTAATCATTGGTGGCGGTGATTGCGGTGTAGCGAAAGAAGTATGTAAGTATGAACAAGTGGAGCAGGTCGATATGGTTGAAATTGACGAGCTTGTCGTTAAAGCTTGCAGGGAGCATTTGCCGGAAGTGTCGGGACGACTGTCTGATAAGCGTGTCCATTTTATTTTTGATGATGGGGTTAAATTTGCTCAATCGAAAAAGAGTGAGTACGATCTAATCATTGTTGATTCATCCGACCCGATCGGTCCAGCCCAAGCGTTGTTCGAAAAAAGTTTCTATGAAAGCCTACATACTGCATTAAAAGAGGATGGCGTGATGGTCTGCCAAAGTCAGTCGCCAATCTTCCATGTGGACGTGATGAAGCAAACGCGCAACCGAATTTCTGAACTTTTCGATGAGACAAAAATGTACACAGCAGTTGTTCCCACTTATCCAGGCGGTTTTTGGAGTTTTACCATTGGGGCAAAGCAATCGATTCAGCCGAACGCCTCCAAAGTAAGCGGGAAAGAAACGAAGTACGTCAATGAACAAATCGTAGAAAGTTGTTTTGCGTTGCCTCAATTTCTTGTGAAGACGCTTGAAAGTTAA
- a CDS encoding pyridoxal-phosphate-dependent aminotransferase family protein yields the protein MKRNKEMLLVPGPTPVTGEIYDALAQETWGHTDPRFVKIFKESIALTKQLFNTDGEVFVLAGSGTVAMEMALVNTVAPGEKILVVSHGFFGDRFIDIAEAFGIQAETIQAEWGQHVDPEQVRAKLAEGGFKAVTVSHADTSTGVAASLEQLVPVVKEAGALFILDGVCATAAMDEDMGKEYGASNHRIDVILTGSQKAIGVPPGIAIVAFSPEALAAREKLGRINAYYSDIKKWQPVMENPAKYFATPPVNLIYAYHRGLQLVMEEGLETRWNRHTISAKAIRAALATYGMEALADEAIAASTLSCFIYPEGIDDGKFRAALADKGVVVAGALASLAGKAFRVGHMGNATNDMFARAIELIGVTLNEIGYTVDTQAAVRKFQETCENRIVLEY from the coding sequence ATGAAACGAAATAAAGAGATGTTATTGGTGCCAGGGCCTACTCCTGTTACGGGCGAAATCTACGATGCGCTTGCGCAAGAAACATGGGGTCATACCGATCCGCGTTTTGTTAAAATTTTCAAAGAGTCGATTGCTTTAACAAAGCAATTATTTAATACAGACGGTGAAGTGTTTGTCCTCGCTGGTTCTGGGACCGTTGCGATGGAAATGGCGCTCGTTAATACCGTTGCTCCAGGAGAAAAGATTTTAGTCGTCAGTCACGGATTTTTTGGCGATCGATTTATAGATATAGCTGAAGCGTTTGGTATTCAAGCTGAAACGATTCAAGCGGAATGGGGACAACATGTCGATCCAGAACAAGTTCGGGCGAAATTGGCTGAAGGCGGCTTTAAGGCTGTCACTGTTTCCCATGCGGATACATCAACAGGTGTTGCCGCAAGTTTAGAGCAACTTGTCCCAGTGGTGAAAGAAGCGGGCGCATTATTTATTCTAGACGGTGTCTGCGCAACAGCAGCGATGGACGAAGATATGGGGAAAGAATACGGCGCTTCAAACCACCGAATCGACGTCATTTTGACAGGTTCGCAAAAAGCGATCGGGGTTCCTCCAGGCATCGCGATCGTCGCCTTTAGCCCTGAAGCGTTAGCGGCGAGAGAAAAGTTAGGACGCATTAACGCCTACTATAGCGATATTAAAAAATGGCAGCCGGTGATGGAAAATCCTGCGAAGTACTTTGCGACTCCACCGGTAAACTTAATTTACGCTTATCACCGCGGACTGCAATTGGTTATGGAGGAAGGATTAGAAACACGGTGGAACCGCCACACGATCTCTGCGAAAGCGATTCGCGCCGCGCTGGCGACTTACGGTATGGAAGCATTGGCAGATGAAGCGATTGCAGCCTCTACGTTAAGTTGCTTCATTTATCCAGAAGGCATTGACGATGGAAAATTTAGAGCCGCTTTAGCAGATAAAGGGGTTGTCGTTGCTGGAGCGCTTGCCTCGTTAGCGGGCAAGGCGTTCAGAGTGGGCCATATGGGGAACGCTACGAACGACATGTTCGCCAGAGCAATTGAGTTAATTGGCGTAACGTTAAATGAGATTGGATACACCGTGGACACACAAGCAGCTGTTCGGAAATTCCAAGAAACATGCGAAAACCGAATTGTATTAGAATACTAA
- a CDS encoding YkgJ family cysteine cluster protein: MSKVNYTDEQLCATCQGACCKYYAGSALPSDFESISVTALTEKFASGEWAVDIWDGDPREGMSIFDEAYFIRPAHTNAIGKVFDFSTGGECVHLTQMGCRLTSEQRPAGCRLLKPGIDACIPLGATSQDAAVAWLPYTRDILEAAKRAEKMLREKNASLSVHDGG; encoded by the coding sequence GTGTCGAAAGTAAACTATACGGATGAACAGTTGTGCGCAACTTGCCAAGGGGCCTGCTGTAAATATTATGCGGGTTCTGCCCTGCCTTCGGATTTTGAATCGATCAGTGTCACCGCGCTAACTGAAAAGTTTGCTTCCGGTGAATGGGCGGTTGATATTTGGGACGGAGATCCGCGTGAAGGAATGTCTATTTTTGATGAGGCTTATTTCATTCGTCCCGCCCATACGAACGCGATTGGAAAAGTATTCGACTTTTCCACAGGAGGCGAATGTGTACATTTGACACAGATGGGCTGTCGTTTAACGAGCGAACAACGCCCCGCTGGATGTCGACTGCTTAAACCTGGCATCGACGCCTGTATTCCATTAGGAGCGACAAGCCAAGATGCCGCGGTCGCTTGGCTTCCTTATACACGTGATATTTTAGAGGCGGCTAAACGAGCTGAAAAGATGTTGCGCGAAAAAAACGCAAGCTTATCTGTTCATGACGGGGGATAG
- a CDS encoding YciI family protein: MLYVAMLPIIDEQLNAKVRPAHLAYLDDLYKQGKVLSAGPFTDKKGGMVIYRAHSFEEAKALAEADPVIVEKARTLELREWNSLPFPLGE; this comes from the coding sequence ATGTTATACGTAGCAATGTTACCGATTATTGATGAACAATTGAATGCAAAGGTTCGTCCTGCTCATCTTGCATATTTAGATGATCTTTACAAACAAGGAAAAGTCTTATCAGCAGGTCCATTTACAGATAAAAAAGGCGGCATGGTTATTTACCGCGCTCATTCGTTTGAAGAGGCGAAAGCGTTAGCTGAAGCAGACCCTGTGATTGTTGAAAAAGCCCGTACACTGGAATTACGCGAGTGGAATTCTTTGCCGTTCCCGCTCGGTGAATAA
- a CDS encoding erythromycin esterase family protein encodes MKQQFIDEIKKRAKPLHTNDDLDAIVEAIGDTRIVLLGEATHGTAEFYNLRTELTKKLITEKGFTTLSISGNWVPFYEVTRYIKGHAHQNGDLAALLPEWFNEFPTWTRANEEMIPLFEWLREYNQGLPEAEKIGFYGDDLKSLWLSLDEVIQSTERLGSPELVDLARKIQAGLATSQENPQVYGLNAIFFNQSCEAMVTELHQKLAEARGGYKQNPSDDELADEINALVLRNSEHYWRSMAMGGPDNWNIRARHMVQVINRLIERQGENGKIIVWGHNTHMGDARATEGMPAEGFVNVAQLMREHWGDDNVYAVGFSTNTGKVISAKDWNHPFEEVEVRAAHSGSWDALLHEAGAEDKILIFGKDEPIFSTPLPQRAIGVVYHPDHQAEYQTYVASRLSDRYNALIYVDHTHAVKPLLPKGLN; translated from the coding sequence ATGAAGCAACAGTTTATCGATGAGATAAAAAAGCGGGCGAAACCACTACATACGAATGATGACTTGGATGCAATAGTGGAAGCGATTGGCGATACGCGAATTGTGTTACTAGGCGAAGCAACCCACGGCACCGCAGAATTTTATAATTTGCGGACCGAGCTAACGAAAAAACTAATTACAGAGAAAGGCTTTACGACGCTTTCGATTTCAGGGAACTGGGTCCCTTTTTATGAAGTGACGCGTTATATTAAAGGGCATGCGCACCAAAACGGGGATTTAGCCGCTTTACTTCCCGAATGGTTCAATGAGTTTCCAACTTGGACAAGAGCCAATGAGGAAATGATTCCGCTTTTTGAATGGTTACGAGAATACAATCAAGGGTTGCCAGAAGCGGAAAAGATCGGATTTTACGGGGATGACCTCAAAAGCTTGTGGCTGTCATTGGATGAAGTCATTCAGTCTACGGAGCGACTTGGATCGCCAGAATTAGTAGATCTGGCCCGTAAGATTCAAGCGGGATTGGCGACGAGTCAGGAAAACCCGCAGGTTTATGGATTGAATGCGATCTTCTTCAATCAATCGTGTGAGGCCATGGTGACCGAACTCCACCAGAAATTAGCAGAAGCGCGGGGAGGGTATAAACAAAACCCGTCCGATGACGAGTTAGCCGATGAAATCAACGCTCTTGTGCTACGCAACTCAGAACACTATTGGCGATCAATGGCGATGGGTGGACCTGACAATTGGAATATTCGGGCCCGTCATATGGTCCAAGTGATCAATCGATTGATCGAACGTCAAGGGGAAAATGGAAAGATTATCGTGTGGGGTCATAACACGCACATGGGCGATGCGCGCGCAACGGAAGGGATGCCAGCCGAAGGGTTTGTGAATGTCGCTCAGCTAATGCGAGAACATTGGGGTGACGACAATGTTTATGCAGTTGGTTTTTCTACGAATACAGGAAAAGTAATTTCCGCGAAAGATTGGAATCATCCTTTTGAGGAAGTGGAAGTACGGGCGGCTCATTCGGGTAGCTGGGATGCCTTGCTTCACGAGGCGGGGGCAGAGGATAAGATTTTAATCTTCGGTAAAGATGAACCGATTTTCTCGACACCGCTACCGCAACGGGCGATTGGCGTCGTTTATCATCCCGATCACCAGGCCGAATATCAGACCTACGTGGCCTCGCGGTTGTCTGATCGATATAATGCGTTGATCTACGTCGACCATACGCATGCGGTCAAACCATTATTACCGAAGGGCCTGAACTAA
- a CDS encoding YkoP family protein codes for MSKIIHAWSILDKLYFRCSRLEFVDEQRDNIFRVRLLTYRGPSLSFEDGTTIQSSDLLLKIHLHNYRLMKEMESIDHDIKRALYVYQRVKQSLPGLAHFFVNHPQCDDIKALLGITVLNRGVKPLGFQVSKISNPAYRTLKGWFQLPMMMLLQPHKRLTLLKKGPLAPNYLMMTKEQLVNRYFKVK; via the coding sequence ATGAGCAAGATTATTCATGCGTGGTCTATCCTAGATAAACTCTACTTTAGATGCAGTCGATTAGAATTTGTTGATGAACAACGCGATAACATTTTCCGAGTACGTCTGCTCACGTATCGGGGACCCAGTCTATCCTTCGAAGATGGAACGACGATTCAATCCTCGGATCTTCTCCTAAAAATTCATTTACATAATTATCGGCTCATGAAAGAAATGGAATCCATTGACCATGACATCAAACGCGCTCTTTATGTTTATCAACGTGTCAAACAGTCTCTGCCGGGCTTGGCTCATTTTTTTGTCAATCATCCCCAATGTGATGACATCAAAGCGTTATTAGGCATCACGGTCTTAAACCGAGGCGTCAAGCCTTTAGGCTTTCAAGTCAGCAAGATTAGCAACCCCGCTTATAGGACATTAAAAGGATGGTTCCAATTGCCAATGATGATGTTACTCCAACCACATAAAAGGCTGACCCTTTTGAAAAAAGGCCCGCTCGCTCCAAATTATTTGATGATGACGAAGGAACAGTTAGTCAATCGGTACTTTAAAGTAAAGTAA
- a CDS encoding universal stress protein codes for MTRMKERMDESILVCVYYGPNGERLIQRGCRIANMLDCPLFILTVDPNPFDDLDAEKTNYITRWKQLAKKHSADAFIIKDNEKRPISKVIAEVAREKNITQIILGQTAQSRWEQIARGSIINALLREIPFVDLHIISVARYLKNPDKRYQKGVRAYLVEEEQHYHLVFKHTKNVVYEGIFFKEFGTDFNNGIFKFLTGRETLQVQVNEDIVTDLTHVDMDDKDDYL; via the coding sequence ATGACGAGAATGAAGGAACGGATGGATGAAAGCATCCTTGTTTGCGTATATTATGGTCCAAATGGAGAACGACTGATTCAACGGGGCTGTAGAATTGCGAATATGCTCGATTGTCCCCTATTCATCCTCACTGTCGATCCGAATCCATTTGATGATTTAGACGCGGAGAAAACGAATTATATTACACGATGGAAACAACTGGCTAAAAAGCATAGCGCCGATGCCTTTATTATTAAGGACAATGAAAAAAGACCAATTTCGAAAGTGATTGCAGAAGTTGCGAGGGAAAAAAATATTACCCAAATCATTCTTGGGCAAACCGCGCAGAGTCGTTGGGAACAAATCGCCAGAGGTTCAATTATCAACGCATTGCTGCGGGAAATCCCTTTTGTTGATCTTCATATTATTTCGGTGGCCCGTTATTTAAAGAATCCTGACAAGCGTTATCAAAAAGGTGTTCGCGCTTATCTTGTCGAAGAGGAGCAACATTATCATCTTGTCTTTAAACATACAAAAAACGTCGTATACGAAGGCATTTTCTTTAAAGAGTTCGGAACTGACTTCAACAACGGTATTTTTAAATTTTTAACCGGCAGAGAAACATTGCAAGTCCAAGTAAACGAAGACATCGTGACAGACCTCACGCACGTTGACATGGATGACAAAGATGACTACTTATAA